CATTCGCCATGAACCAGAGCAGCCCCTGCTGATAATCCCGATGTTCCTGGACGATCGCCGCGCGTTCGGCGTCGCTCCCTTCGGGATAGCGATAGTTCATGCCGATATTGTCGAAGGAAAACGCCCCGAAATTGTTCGTATCGGTCTTGCCATTGGGGATACGGTCGAACTTCTTGAAAAAGTCGCGATAGCCTGTGTCCATATAGCGTTTGAGCAGCGCATATTGGCGCGGATCATAGCCCGATGGCTTTGGCAGCGGCACCCGATTGGCCGCCACGTCGGTCAGGCACATGCGGAACGTATAGGCCTGGATACGGTCGTCGGCCGTGCCGTCCGGCGCGATCCTGTCGGCCGTGATCCGGGGTAGCAGACCGCTTTTCGGGTCGCCGGGCACGACATAGGGGTCGACGTCGCGCAGGAACTGATGATTGGTCGTGTTGGCCATCTGCACGCCGTTCAGCGTCTCGCCATAGGTGGCATTGGCTTCCCGGCCTACAGCGAAATGGACACCTGCCCCGGCCATCAGATCGCCTTCGTAAGTGGCGTCGATGAACATGCGTCCGGCAAAGCGCTTGCCGGTCCTGGAACGGAAGGCGATGATGCGATGATCCTTGACCTCCACCGCGCCCACGCGCCGGTCGATCGGTTGGGACCGCAGGACGGTGACGCCCGCCTCTTTCAGCCAATCCTCATAGATGCGCTCGGCCACTTTCGGCTCGAACTGCCACATCGCGTCGTCGTCGACGAAATTCTCGGCCTTCGCGGGCCGCTTGGCGAAGGTCCAGGCGGCAGGGTCGTCATAGTGGCGCTTCACCCGGCGATAGAAGTCCAGCGACAAGCCACCGATCGCGCGATGGCTACCGGTGTCCGACCAGCCCAGACCGTTGGTCGTCATGCCGCCCACATAATCGTCGCGGCAGACCAGCAGCACCGACCGTTTGAGCCGTCGCCCCTCGATCGCGGCGATGACGCCGGACGAAGTGCAGCCATAGATGACGATGTCCGCCGCTGTCTTCGCGTCGCTTGCCTTGTCCTGCGCGCTGGCGCCGCCTGTCAGCAGCAGGGCGGCGGCGATCAGCGGCCGGGCGATGCTCTTTGCTTTTTCCATCATCAGAAAGTCGCCGCCACGCCGAAGAAGAAACGCCGGTCTTCGCGCAGCGAACTCAGCAATCGGCCCGGATGCTGGAGATATTGTCGCTCGATCGATCGGGTGAGGTTGATCGCCTCGGCCGTCAGCCGGACAGTCTGCGTCAGGTTGATCTGCGCGGACGCATCGAGCTGCCCGCGCGCCTGCATGTAGGAACTGCCGCCCGACGCCGCGCTGCCCTGACCCTGCAGATATTTGCTGCGATGGATATAGGCGACACGGAAGGACACGGTCTTGTCCTCATAATAGCCGATGAGGTTGTAGCTGTGCTTCGACAGACCCGGCAAAGGCAGCGACGCCTGCGTCGCTTCATCGACCAGCGGCGTCTTGCTGTCGACGAAGGTGTAGTTGGCCTGGACGCCCAGATTGTTGAAGGGCGCAGGCAGGAAGCGGAGCGATTGCTGATAGGCGACCTCGACACCCTTGATCGTGCCCGACCGGCCGTTGGTCGGCTGGGTGATCTGGAACAGGTCGTCCGGCCCGGTGGACAGGCCTGGCACGAACTCCGCCTGCGTGGTGTTGATGGTGAAGGAACCGACATCCTTGTAGAAGCCCGCTACCGTCAGCGCGCTCGCAGGCGCGAAATACCATTCCAGCGTCGCATCATATTGCGTCGCTTCGAATGGACGCAGGGCCGGATTGCCCCGTGATCCCGTACGCGCGACTATGAACGGTATGAAGCTGACCCCGACATCGTTGAGGCTGGGACGCGCGACCACCTTGGCGGCGGCCCCGCGCAGTATCAGGCTGGGCGTCAACTCGACCGACAGGTTGGCGCTGGGCAGCCAATAGTCGAAGCGCGATTTCGATCCCGTCGCCTGCGTGTCGGACAGATAGCCCGACGATAGCCGCTCTATGCTGATATAGCGCACGCCTGCATTGCCGGTAATCGGCATTGACCCGATCTCGCTCTTGAAATTGGCGCGGACATAGAAAGCCAAAGTGTCCTGCTTGACGTCGCGGATGGATACCCGCCCCAGCGGAATGGCGTCGGCGCGCGGGATCGGCAGGCCGAAGGCGTCGCGCGCGGCGTCCTTGTCGACCGTCCCGGTCAGCAGATCGCGCGGAAAATCGCCCGACGCGCCCGGGAAGAAGCTGCTCATGCTGTTGTCGTAGTTCAGGCCGGGCATTTCATCGACGGTGATGATGCCGTCGCCATTCCTGTCGCCGACCGCCAGCAGGCTCGCTGCAGAAGGGACGCTCTGGGGCGATTCCGAATAGAATTTGATATTTTCATAGCGTGAACCGACCTGGATCGAACTCAGCATACCCCAGTCGGTGCGTATGTCGAAATCGAGGCGGCCGTCATAGCCGCTATTGTTGGTGATGTTGTCGCCATCGAAGATCGAGGCGAGCTGATATTGGGACGGGTCGTCCCGATTGAAATTGGTATTGAGCGACAGATTAGGCACCGGCCCTCCGCCGGAAAAATCATAGCTGGCGTTGGTGGTGTTGCCCGCGCGCGGAACGACGACATAGGTGAAGGAAGCCCCCGGCCCACCGTCCGTTCCCTTGCCTTTGCTATAGGACGCATCGGCCGACATTTTTACGATGTCGCCGTCATATTTGGTCGAGAAACCGAGATTGGTGGACCGAAATTCCGTCGGCTCGTCATAAATCAGCGGACGCAGCGTGACGCCGGTGTAGGTGCCGCTGACGACGGTGCCATTTTCGTCGGCAACGGCATTCACGTCATTATTGTTGAAGAGTATCTGGTAATTAGCGCTGTTGCGTTCGCGCTTCAGGCGCGAATAGGTGCCGTCCAGAATGATCTCCCAATTGTCCGCCGGTCGAAATTGCACGGAGCTGTTGAGCGTCAATCGCTGTTCGCGCCGATCGTAAATGCGCGCCATGTAGCGATTGGGTCGAAACAGGCCCGGATCGTTGATACCGTCGCCATTGCCGTCGATCGCATCGGTCCGGGTCCAGCCGCCGGAATCGAACGACTGCCCCTGCGTGCGGGTGTTGGAATAGGCCACGCTGGCGAGGATGCCGAACCGGTCGCCGAAATTTTTCGAGACGAGCGCCGAGCCGCGATAACCCAGATGGTCGGCCTGGTCGGTATAGGCGCCCTGCAATCGGCCGCTGACGACCAGATCGGCCAGATCCAGCGGTCGCTTGGTCTTGAGATTGACGGTCGCGCCCAGCGCCCCTTCCGGCATGTCGGCGGTCGGCGATTTCGCGACGACGATGCTGCCGATGATTTCCGGGCTGATCGATTCCAGCGACGCGTTGCCGCCCGCACCCGGCCCCAGGAAGGTCCGGCCGTTAATCTCCAGCCGGTTCTGGGAAATGCCGCGCACGGTGAAGTTCGAACCGTCGCCTTCGCGCCGCGTGATCTGCACGCCGGTGATCCGGCTCATCAATTCCGCGACATTCTGGTCGGGCAGCTTGCCGATATCCTGCGCCGTGATGACATCGACGATGTTGCTGGCGGCGCGCTTGACGTTGATCGATTCCTGCAACGAGCGGCGGATGCCGGTGACGATGATGTCCTGGCTACCCTGTTCCTGCGGCGCCATCGCCCCTGCGACGGAAGCGTCCTGACCGGCTGGCGCGAACCCCGCCGGGGTGTAGGCGAATGCGGCGGCAGGCGTCGGTGTCGGCCTGTCGCGCTTGAGCACGATCGCGTTACCGACCTTGACCATCATCAGGTCGGTGCCGGTCAGCAGCTGCTTCAACGCCTGCGACACGTCCATCGCGCCCTTGACGCGGCCGAGCCTGACGCCTTCGACCACCGGTCCCGAGGCCAGTATCTCGATCCCCGCCTGCTTGGCGAACAGGGGGATGCCGGTCTGCGCCGGTTGCGGCGCGATATCGAAGCGCCGGATCTGGGCCGCAGCCTCGGCAGGCGACACGATGCAGCAGACAATCGCGGCCGTAGCGCCGAGAAGATGAGCGCGCGCAGCTTTCATACGTCCTCCCCTTTATTGGCGCCCTGCTTTCGGTGCGCTCTCATCATCCAAGAGACGCGCCGATGCATTTTCCGTCAGACCGGATCGACTTTTTTGCGGGCCAGGCGAATTTCCTGCGGCGTCGTGGTCACCGCAACGTCAAGGGAAGCAGCCAGCGTTCGGGCAAAGCCAGCCGGATTGTCGATGCGGAACAGGCCGATCAGCCGTTCATTGGACAGGCTCTCATCGGCGATCACCAGTTGCTGGGCATTATAGCGGTTGAACCGCGCGACGGCATCGCGCAGCGTATCGCCTTCCAGCGCGATCTCACCCACACGCCACGCCAGCGATCGTTCGATCGCTTGTGGCGCATTGCCTTTGACCGGTGTCAACGCACCACGCTCGAAAGTCGCGAAATCCCCGGCCTTCAATATCGTCATGGTGCCGCCGCCATCCTGTGCCCAGGTGGCGACGGTGCCTTCTGTGACAGCGATCTGGACAGTTGTGCCGGTACGACTGACGGAGAAGGCCGTGCCGATCGCGCGGGCCTGCGCGATACCGGCATCGACGACGAAGGGGCGGCGACGGTCCTTGGCGACCTGGAACCAGGCCTGCCCGCTCGCCAGCGTGACCCGTCGGCTTTCCTCATCCAGCGTCACGCGCAGATCGCTGCCGCTGTCGATCGTCGCCACCGATCCGTCGGCAAGCGGCAGGCGGCGGATTTCGCCGCGCCCGGTCGTGACATGGTCGCCCATCAGCCTCGACACGCCGATCACCCCGGTCAGGGCGGCGGCCATCGCCCCGCCCACACCGGCCGCCATCCACCGACGTCGGGTCCAGAACGGGGAGGACACAGGTGGCGGCCCATCCTGCTCGACGGCCTCGTTAATCAGCGACAAGGCCGCCTGCGCGCGCAGCAGCGCCCCGGCATGGCGGCGATCCTGCGCCAGCCATATGTCCATCTGTTCCTGCTGCTGCGCATCGAGCGGATGGCGAAGCGCCCAGACCGCCGCCATATCGTCAACGGTTTCGGGCATGCAGGCCTCCGTCCGCGAACGGTTGTTCGGATGTGGCTTCCGGCTCCGTCAATTGCCGCAGCAACGTGCGCAGCCCCCGGCTCGCCTCATTTTCCACGATTGTTTCGCTGACGCCCAGCGCCTGGGCAATCGCCTTCTGACTCAATCCTTCGACCTTGCGCATGATGAAGATGCGGCGGGCGCGATCGGACAGCATCGCCAAAGCCGTCTGGACGCGTCCCAGCTCCTGCCGCGCCTGCGCGAAGCGTTCGGGCGTCAGCAGGTCGCTTTCGCCCTCACCCGACAGGTCGGACAAGGGATCGAGGCGCACCACGCGGGCGCGCTCCCGCTGCCGCCGGACGATGTTGCGGGCCATGGTGAAGAGATAGGCGCGCGGCGCGGTGACATGCGCGACGTCCGGCAACTGGGCAAGGCGGCAATAGCATTCCTGCACGACGTCCTCCACATCGGCCGCAGCGACGACCTGCCGCCGCAACCAGTTACGCAGGTCGCGTTCGTGGGGCAGTATCTCCCGCCCTACCCATCGAGCCAAAGCTTCGCGTTCCGTGACCTCTCTCCTCTCCCCCTGGCAAGAGACGCGGCGCGCATTTTTCCGTCGTCATGCGGAATATTTATCTGCTTCATTCTTCCATCGTGCAACCGGCGCGATTGCCATGCCGACGTCACCCGGTGCGGCCTGCCCCCTGGCCCAGGACGATATTGGCGAGCAACGCGGCATTGCGCCCGAAATGATGGCCGCCCGGCACCACGACCTGGGTCGCGACATTGCGGGGGATGGCCGGACAAGCGCTATCATCTTCGGCTGCGCCGCGGATACAGCGGATGGTCACGTCCCGCAGCCGCATGATCGCGGGCACCGTAGGCTGGGCCTGTGTCGAATTGAGGTCCAGCCATGACGACAGGTGGAACTGGAAGTCAGCGGTCGCGCCCAGCCCCAGCAGCGACAGGCTGGAGATGTGGGCGCGGGTTTGCGGATCAAGCGTGCCGACGATCGCGGGCAGCACGTCCGCGCCGAAACTATAGCCGATGACCATCACGCGCGGCCGGTTCCAGCGGGCGCTGTAGGCCGCGATGATATGGCGCAGATCCTGCCCCGCGCCCGACGGCGTGCGCTGGCTCCAGAAATAGGACAGGCTGTCGACGCCGACGACCGGAATGCCCTTCGCCGCCAACTGGCTCGCAATGTCCCGGTCCAGTCCCACCCAGCCGCCGTCGCCCGAATAGATGACCGCCATCATATTTCCATGGTCGCCTCCCGCTGCGGGCGGTACGATGGTCAGGGGCAGGTCGTCCACATTGGCGGTGGCGACCGGATCGAGCATCGGCGCCAGCGCGGCCATCAGACGCGGCATCCAGCGCGCACGGTCGACAAAGCGATGGTCGCCCTGCGGCAGATCGATCAGGCGCGCATGCGGCACATCCGTAACGAAGCGCCGGGCGGCGGCGAAATCGACCACCGCGTCGCGCCTGCCCTGCACCACGATCCAGGGCAGCTTGATGCGCCGGTTGGGCGCGAATAGCCATCCGTGCGCAGGCTTTGCGATGGCGTGGGCGGTGAAGCCCGGCGCGGAACACCAGGGCTTTGCGCCCGGCATATCCGCGCTGAAACCCAGCGATACGACCGCCCGATAGGCCCCGTCGGGCCATTGCGCCAGGCTGGCATAGGCCAGCGTCGCACCGGCGGAATAGCCGATGACGATAGGCTTCATATAGGCGCGCACGCCCGCGCGATGCTGCACGTCGCGCGCCAGCGCCACCAGCGCATAGTTGGGATTGATGCAGCGCCCCCTTTCCCGCTCCAGCGACCGCATGAATGTGGGGGTGGATACGCCAGCCACCAATATCCCCTGCTTCGCCAGATCGCGCGCGATGGCGGCGGTGCCTGCGCTCCACCCGCCGTCGCCAGACAGGAACAGGGCCGTCGCACGGGGGGAGCCGCCGGGGCGGTAGAGCCGGATGCCGCCGAATGGCGCCAGGCTGTAGGCGCCCACCGTGACCGTCCCACCAGCCGACGCACTGACCGGCGCGCCAATCCCGGTCGCGACCAGCCAGCTTCCCGCGATGAGGGCGACGACGATCCGAATGATCCTGCGCATGACCTGGAACCCCTTTGACAGGCAGGCATCATGCGCTGGTGCGACTATCCCGGTTTTTACGGGCGGATGACAAGTTCGTCATATTCACCCACCGCCGCTGCCGATCAGCGCCTGGAGATCGATCAGGGTGCGGGCGAAGGTCAGGCCCTGCGGCCCCGCGACGAAGCGAGCATCCCATTCGGGCGAGAATTTCTCCTTATAGGCGCGCAGCCCTTCGAAACCGTATAGCGCATTGCCATGCTGGTAGAGCATCGCCCCCAGCCGCGACCAGAAGGGCGCCAGCCTGCGCGCGTCCAGTCCCGACAGCGGCGCCATGCCGAGGTTGAACCAGGCATAGCCCTGCGCCTGTCCCCACTGCATCAGATGAATGAACAGGAAATCCATCGTGCCATAGGGCATGTCTTCACGGTGGCGCATCAGGTCGACCGACAGTTCGGACCGGTCCTGCGTCTTCCAGATATTGGCGAAGGCGACGATCTTTCCCTGCCAGCGGACGACCGCGCAATCGAAATGCGCCATATAGGCCGGATCGAAGCGTCCGACGCTGAAGCCCTTTTCCCGGTGCCGCTTGATCGCCAGCCAGTGCGCCGAAATCTCCGCCAGTTCGTCCATGATGTCGGCCATGTCGGCCGCCGCGACGATGTCGAAACTCGCGCCTTCGCGCAGCGCGCGCCGTTCGGCGTAACGTAATGGCTTGGCGTCCGGCCCTTCCAGCGTAAAACGGTCGAGGGCGACATGCGCCTCTTCGCCATATTTGGTGATCTGCAACCCCAGTTCGATCGCCAGCGGCAGGGCGGCGGCGCTGATCTGATAGAGCAGCAGGCGGCCCTGCGCGGCATCCACCCGTTCGCGCAGCGTCCAGAGCAGGTCGCTCCATTCCGCCTCCGCGCCTACGGGATCGCCCATCACGATCCAGCTATGACCCCGTATCTGATACATCAGGAACGCCTGGCCGGTGGCCGACAACAGGAACCGCTTGTCGCCGGTCAGGGCCAGGTTGGCATCGGTCCGCTGCGCCAGCGCCATCGCCGCCTCGCTGGGGCCGAGCGCGGCATTGCTATCCTGCCGGGCGGGCGTGGCAGGCCGGAAAAGGCGCAGGAACGCCACGCAGGCCAGCAGGGTCGCCACGGCAAAGCTGGCCCGCAGGAAACGCGACGCATCGCCCCGTTCAGCGAATTGCCACCACAGCTCATTCTGATAATCCACATGCTTGTAGGCGAAGAAGCCGATCCATATCGACAGGCCGACCATCACCGCGACGGTCGCCAGCCAGCCGGGCGAGAAGGCTTCGGCCAGCAGGTGCGTTCGGCGATAGAAGGCGGGCCGCGTCCATTGCAGCGCACCCGCGATCAGGATCATCACCGCCGCTTCTTCATAATCCAGGCCCTTGAGCAGCGAGAAGGTCGCGCCCGCGATCAACAGCAGGCGCGTCAGCCAGAAGGCCCCGTCCAACCGGCGATAGAGTCCGGCGGACAGGATCAGCAGGGCCGCGCCCACCAGACTGCCCGCCAGATGCGATACCTCCGTCAATGCCAGGGGCAGCAGGGAAGACAGCGTAGCTGCCCGTCCCGGCACGGTCGGTAGCGAACCCGACACCAGCAGCACCACGCCGCCCAGAAAGACCAAAGCGGCCATCATCGTGGGCGCAAGGCCCGATGCCACGGCCCGCATGCCGATCAGCGTCCGCGCGATCGGTCGATGCCAGCGACTGCCCTCCTGCAC
This window of the Sphingobium sp. CR2-8 genome carries:
- a CDS encoding FecR family protein — its product is MPETVDDMAAVWALRHPLDAQQQEQMDIWLAQDRRHAGALLRAQAALSLINEAVEQDGPPPVSSPFWTRRRWMAAGVGGAMAAALTGVIGVSRLMGDHVTTGRGEIRRLPLADGSVATIDSGSDLRVTLDEESRRVTLASGQAWFQVAKDRRRPFVVDAGIAQARAIGTAFSVSRTGTTVQIAVTEGTVATWAQDGGGTMTILKAGDFATFERGALTPVKGNAPQAIERSLAWRVGEIALEGDTLRDAVARFNRYNAQQLVIADESLSNERLIGLFRIDNPAGFARTLAASLDVAVTTTPQEIRLARKKVDPV
- a CDS encoding AcvB/VirJ family lysyl-phosphatidylglycerol hydrolase — encoded protein: MRRIIRIVVALIAGSWLVATGIGAPVSASAGGTVTVGAYSLAPFGGIRLYRPGGSPRATALFLSGDGGWSAGTAAIARDLAKQGILVAGVSTPTFMRSLERERGRCINPNYALVALARDVQHRAGVRAYMKPIVIGYSAGATLAYASLAQWPDGAYRAVVSLGFSADMPGAKPWCSAPGFTAHAIAKPAHGWLFAPNRRIKLPWIVVQGRRDAVVDFAAARRFVTDVPHARLIDLPQGDHRFVDRARWMPRLMAALAPMLDPVATANVDDLPLTIVPPAAGGDHGNMMAVIYSGDGGWVGLDRDIASQLAAKGIPVVGVDSLSYFWSQRTPSGAGQDLRHIIAAYSARWNRPRVMVIGYSFGADVLPAIVGTLDPQTRAHISSLSLLGLGATADFQFHLSSWLDLNSTQAQPTVPAIMRLRDVTIRCIRGAAEDDSACPAIPRNVATQVVVPGGHHFGRNAALLANIVLGQGAGRTG
- a CDS encoding TonB-dependent receptor produces the protein MKAARAHLLGATAAIVCCIVSPAEAAAQIRRFDIAPQPAQTGIPLFAKQAGIEILASGPVVEGVRLGRVKGAMDVSQALKQLLTGTDLMMVKVGNAIVLKRDRPTPTPAAAFAYTPAGFAPAGQDASVAGAMAPQEQGSQDIIVTGIRRSLQESINVKRAASNIVDVITAQDIGKLPDQNVAELMSRITGVQITRREGDGSNFTVRGISQNRLEINGRTFLGPGAGGNASLESISPEIIGSIVVAKSPTADMPEGALGATVNLKTKRPLDLADLVVSGRLQGAYTDQADHLGYRGSALVSKNFGDRFGILASVAYSNTRTQGQSFDSGGWTRTDAIDGNGDGINDPGLFRPNRYMARIYDRREQRLTLNSSVQFRPADNWEIILDGTYSRLKRERNSANYQILFNNNDVNAVADENGTVVSGTYTGVTLRPLIYDEPTEFRSTNLGFSTKYDGDIVKMSADASYSKGKGTDGGPGASFTYVVVPRAGNTTNASYDFSGGGPVPNLSLNTNFNRDDPSQYQLASIFDGDNITNNSGYDGRLDFDIRTDWGMLSSIQVGSRYENIKFYSESPQSVPSAASLLAVGDRNGDGIITVDEMPGLNYDNSMSSFFPGASGDFPRDLLTGTVDKDAARDAFGLPIPRADAIPLGRVSIRDVKQDTLAFYVRANFKSEIGSMPITGNAGVRYISIERLSSGYLSDTQATGSKSRFDYWLPSANLSVELTPSLILRGAAAKVVARPSLNDVGVSFIPFIVARTGSRGNPALRPFEATQYDATLEWYFAPASALTVAGFYKDVGSFTINTTQAEFVPGLSTGPDDLFQITQPTNGRSGTIKGVEVAYQQSLRFLPAPFNNLGVQANYTFVDSKTPLVDEATQASLPLPGLSKHSYNLIGYYEDKTVSFRVAYIHRSKYLQGQGSAASGGSSYMQARGQLDASAQINLTQTVRLTAEAINLTRSIERQYLQHPGRLLSSLREDRRFFFGVAATF
- a CDS encoding FAD-dependent oxidoreductase, producing the protein MMEKAKSIARPLIAAALLLTGGASAQDKASDAKTAADIVIYGCTSSGVIAAIEGRRLKRSVLLVCRDDYVGGMTTNGLGWSDTGSHRAIGGLSLDFYRRVKRHYDDPAAWTFAKRPAKAENFVDDDAMWQFEPKVAERIYEDWLKEAGVTVLRSQPIDRRVGAVEVKDHRIIAFRSRTGKRFAGRMFIDATYEGDLMAGAGVHFAVGREANATYGETLNGVQMANTTNHQFLRDVDPYVVPGDPKSGLLPRITADRIAPDGTADDRIQAYTFRMCLTDVAANRVPLPKPSGYDPRQYALLKRYMDTGYRDFFKKFDRIPNGKTDTNNFGAFSFDNIGMNYRYPEGSDAERAAIVQEHRDYQQGLLWFMANDPGVPAETRAEMSRWGLCRDEFTGNGHWPRELYVREARRMLSDFVMAEPHLRGTKPTLRPVGMGSYNMDSHNVRRIVDARGFARNEGNIEVTPGRAYPISYDAIVPKRADATNLLVPVALSASHIAYGSIRMEPVFMILGQSAAAAASIAIADGGSVQDVAYPKLRRQLLTEGQILDLK
- a CDS encoding RNA polymerase sigma factor — translated: MARWVGREILPHERDLRNWLRRQVVAAADVEDVVQECYCRLAQLPDVAHVTAPRAYLFTMARNIVRRQRERARVVRLDPLSDLSGEGESDLLTPERFAQARQELGRVQTALAMLSDRARRIFIMRKVEGLSQKAIAQALGVSETIVENEASRGLRTLLRQLTEPEATSEQPFADGGLHARNR
- the mprF gene encoding bifunctional lysylphosphatidylglycerol flippase/synthetase MprF produces the protein MTAAQLFQRYRMTLSVGVVLLLAALGFVALDHLLQEVHLHEVRTAWHALPTASLLAATGLTAISYLTLTLYDVSALRAIGRPLPYRTAALASFTSYTLSHNLGLSLLTGGSARYRIYSAAGLTLSDIARVVMIASATFWSGVFVLAGAMLAWRPQVLAIGAWAGSADMLRGLGIVLLLAMAGLVVWAGPRGRTIRLRGWSAPVPPATGIVAQIGIGAVDLAAASAALFILVPGVGIDQWPAFFIGYTLAIIAVLITHVPGGIGVFEAVMLAALPGTARPELVAALLAYRLIYYVAPLLIAIIIVLVQEGSRWHRPIARTLIGMRAVASGLAPTMMAALVFLGGVVLLVSGSLPTVPGRAATLSSLLPLALTEVSHLAGSLVGAALLILSAGLYRRLDGAFWLTRLLLIAGATFSLLKGLDYEEAAVMILIAGALQWTRPAFYRRTHLLAEAFSPGWLATVAVMVGLSIWIGFFAYKHVDYQNELWWQFAERGDASRFLRASFAVATLLACVAFLRLFRPATPARQDSNAALGPSEAAMALAQRTDANLALTGDKRFLLSATGQAFLMYQIRGHSWIVMGDPVGAEAEWSDLLWTLRERVDAAQGRLLLYQISAAALPLAIELGLQITKYGEEAHVALDRFTLEGPDAKPLRYAERRALREGASFDIVAAADMADIMDELAEISAHWLAIKRHREKGFSVGRFDPAYMAHFDCAVVRWQGKIVAFANIWKTQDRSELSVDLMRHREDMPYGTMDFLFIHLMQWGQAQGYAWFNLGMAPLSGLDARRLAPFWSRLGAMLYQHGNALYGFEGLRAYKEKFSPEWDARFVAGPQGLTFARTLIDLQALIGSGGG